Proteins found in one Balneola sp. genomic segment:
- a CDS encoding class I SAM-dependent methyltransferase, whose protein sequence is MYSPKDFESFYSNFNKFNSKLFENLSNTISIDPKNILDIGCGTGTSTRAISKAFKKSNVLGIDINEELINHAKKLFIPPNVRFDTFSVENFESLFLRFDLIVIKSALHLFDKNFDPLSLFLLLKDQGILCLIQKTPISIESYWLMEKAKKNYAAEKNESKRKELIQRVLSDSNFSLETNKYGAPVSVPFKEYIRALKSKQLSCLWNISETVIQKWITDHKKIQQTIDIFEEFDITLISKR, encoded by the coding sequence ATGTACAGTCCGAAAGATTTTGAGAGCTTTTATAGTAATTTTAACAAGTTCAATTCAAAACTCTTCGAAAATTTATCCAATACAATTAGTATCGATCCTAAAAATATTCTAGATATTGGATGTGGAACAGGTACTTCTACAAGAGCTATCTCAAAAGCATTTAAGAAGTCGAATGTGCTAGGAATAGATATAAATGAAGAATTAATAAATCACGCTAAAAAATTATTTATCCCACCCAATGTCCGATTTGATACTTTTAGTGTAGAAAACTTTGAAAGTCTATTTCTTAGGTTTGATTTGATAGTAATCAAAAGTGCTTTGCATTTATTCGATAAAAATTTCGATCCACTAAGCCTCTTTTTGTTACTTAAGGATCAAGGAATATTATGTTTAATTCAAAAGACTCCAATATCAATAGAAAGTTATTGGCTTATGGAGAAAGCCAAAAAAAATTATGCTGCGGAAAAGAATGAATCTAAAAGGAAAGAATTAATACAAAGAGTGCTCAGTGATTCCAATTTTTCCTTAGAAACTAATAAATATGGAGCTCCTGTCTCAGTACCTTTTAAGGAATATATCAGAGCATTAAAGTCTAAACAATTGTCGTGCTTGTGGAATATATCAGAAACAGTAATACAAAAATGGATAACAGATCATAAAAAAATTCAACAAACTATTGATATATTTGAAGAATTCGATATTACATTGATATCAAAAAGATAA
- a CDS encoding integrase, translating to MKDMKVHIFEFLAHCKFEKNLNAKTLKAYKIDLKQFHDFLQYQLDKNPSISEITKEEIKAYIAHLVKKYEIKSVKRKLASAKAFFSHLEFEDKIAINPFRKVRIQLKEPFRLPIVLEMAEIRRLFKVVYKEKRSIKSKTSFRYQTLIRDIAVLELLFATGIRVGELCGLRSNRINLHEGFIKVDGKGNKERVIQLCNKELLKALKEYRQLSSPKLTVYFFHNRLNKPLSTQSVRFMIRKYVAKANITKTVTPHCFRHTFATMLLEEGVDIKYIQRILGHSSILTTQIYTHVSNQKQREILASKHPRNRLVLG from the coding sequence ATGAAGGACATGAAAGTACACATTTTTGAATTTCTTGCGCATTGCAAGTTTGAGAAAAACCTGAACGCCAAAACGTTAAAAGCTTATAAAATTGACTTAAAGCAATTCCATGATTTCTTACAATACCAGCTGGATAAAAATCCATCCATCAGTGAAATCACAAAAGAGGAAATCAAAGCCTATATCGCTCACCTGGTAAAGAAGTATGAAATCAAGTCAGTTAAACGAAAACTTGCCTCAGCCAAGGCATTTTTTAGTCACCTCGAATTTGAAGATAAGATCGCTATAAACCCATTTAGGAAAGTTCGAATTCAGTTAAAAGAACCTTTTAGGTTGCCTATTGTACTTGAGATGGCGGAAATAAGACGACTATTCAAGGTCGTCTACAAAGAAAAAAGAAGTATAAAGAGCAAGACGTCATTTCGATATCAAACCCTAATTAGGGATATAGCCGTTCTTGAACTGCTATTTGCAACCGGAATCAGAGTTGGGGAATTATGCGGGTTAAGGAGCAACAGAATTAATCTCCATGAAGGCTTTATTAAAGTAGATGGAAAGGGTAATAAAGAACGAGTCATCCAGCTTTGTAATAAAGAACTCTTAAAAGCTTTGAAAGAATACAGGCAACTCAGTTCTCCAAAGCTCACTGTTTATTTCTTCCATAACCGGTTGAATAAACCACTTTCTACTCAGTCTGTCCGGTTCATGATTCGGAAGTATGTTGCTAAAGCAAATATCACTAAAACAGTGACCCCTCACTGTTTCAGACATACCTTCGCCACTATGCTATTAGAAGAAGGAGTGGACATAAAATATATCCAACGAATCCTTGGCCATAGCTCCATTCTAACCACCCAAATCTATACCCATGTGAGCAACCAAAAACAAAGAGAGATTCTAGCTTCAAAACATCCGAGGAATAGGTTGGTGCTTGGGTGA